A window of Miscanthus floridulus cultivar M001 chromosome 12, ASM1932011v1, whole genome shotgun sequence genomic DNA:
GCGCAACCAAGAacagcgctcctcctcctcgccctcgcctccgtcgccgccgtggccgccgcggCAACGACAGAGGTAGAGGCGCCGGCACCAGCGCGTGCTGCGGCGACGACGAGGGCAACGACGGGTTGCCGGCGCGGCGACCTGGTGGTGCATCAGCGCGCGACGGGGCGCGTGGTGGAGGGCAAGCCCGAGTACGCGGTGGAGGTGCGGAACGCGTGCCGCTGCGCGCAGTCCCGCGTGCTGCTGCGCTGCTACGGGCTCAGCAGCGTGGAGGCCGTGGACCCGCGCGCCATCCGCGCCGTCGACGGCGAGCGCTGCCTGCTCCGCGGCGGCCGGGCGCTGCCGCCGCGCGGGGGCGCCGTGAGGTTCACCTACGCCTGGATGACGCCGCAGGACTTCCCGCTCGTCAGCGCGCACCCGCACTGCTAGTAGCCTAGTACCTTAATTAGCTACTGGGGTCCTTGTTTGCTGTTCCTAATTACCACATTTTCTACGTACACTGATGATTCATTCAGCAAGGAAGATTGTTGGCCTGAATTTTTCTTTTCGATTGAGTTGCAAGTGTAATTAATTGAACCAGCTTGATTAGCTTGGATGGATACGTGCATTCTGTGTTAGGCAGGCTTGGTGTGATTTACAGTAGTAGCTAGCTACTCCGTTGCTGGGTTGTTGCTTTTCCACAATTCCACTGTCCCTCTGGGACTGGGTGATGAATCATGAATctgcaagaggaagaagagggtgaTGGAATACGTGGAGGTGGAGTCACGGGACGGGAGCGAGCAACGGCAACATGGGCATGGCCTATCTACGcaggcagccagcagccagcagccagcagccagcaggaaGGCGACGAGCCGACGACATGCCGCGACGCGCGTCACCTTTCATCACGTGCCCTGTCCGCGTCCTTGGTCCTCCCCATCCCCAGCCTTTTTGTCAACTCCTCCATCTACTTTATTTCTGCGGTTCTGCCGGGTGCCTGCCAGTGCCATATGGAGATCTCCTTCTTCGTGGCCCTGTAGGACCGGCTATGCAGCGCTGAGGCCCGTGCTGGACCTGGGCCAGATGGTACGAAGATGAACACTTAAATATGCGTACTAGTTTGGACCCAAATACGTGTAATAGGATTGTCAAATGATCGACATTCCACGACGTTTTTTTCCCTAAAAACATAGCGCAAACTCTAAGATAGCGTTTAGTTGAGAGATAAGGCccactcaaaaaaaaaagttgagaGATAAGGTGGAGTGCAATGGTCTTGTCTCTTATAGACGAGACGACTCTATTTTCTATTTAGTTAAGAAGGCATGGGACTAGCCCATTTTTTTTCTCGAGACATCAAAAGTAGGATCGGCAACGAGTTAGGTGCATGGTACAAAGGACACTCCCGACATAGGATCATTAACGAGTTAGGCAGAGCACTAGGCCAATCATTCCTACCGGCGTCATGGTGCCATTGTAGGAAGAAGCCTAGAACCACCGAATTAGGGATTATGGTTTAGCTTTCCACTGGTTGGTCTAGATGAGAGATTCATCTTGCATCCATTGTCATGCGTGCTGGCATCGAACAGATGCAGATTGGTGGCCGTCTAGAAGAGGAGGGTCCAAGGTGGTTAGCAACTCCTAGAGACGACTACATCAGTAGCAGCTTTTGGGTTCAGCCTTATCAAAGAGTGAGACCAAGGTAACCAGGAGAGGCTCATTGAGTTTAGCAGTGACCTCAGCAAGGTCCCATTGCCAGACCTTGGTATCACTTTTGTTGTTGCCAATGCATCTCCAAACACCTTTAGTGGGGAGATGCGAGGTTCGAGTAGTGGACCTTGATAGGGATTTGAAGAAATTTTTCTTTCAACAATTGCTTCCACAATCAAATATTTCTTGTTTTGTTTCTTAGGGGGCATGCGAGCGCACCCATAGTTATTATCCTTCGAGGCTCCAAGTTATTTGTAGAATCGATTAGAGTCTAACTTCATTGTCTTCTTGCCCCCAAACGTAGCCACAGGGCTTATGTTGTAATTCGTAGGCCTCACAAGGCTTATGTTTTGCCTCGTGGGGTGCATAAGTCTATGAGGTCTCCATATTGCAGCACGGGTCCTCCACTAGGTATTTTGACCAGGGTTTGGCAAAATTTGTTTGGTCGGTTTTGATGGGTTTGGTCCCTGAGCCTAGGGTGATTTCCCGAAACCGTCGGTGGATTTTATCCTCGCTATTAATCAAGTGGGAAAAGCCCTAAGTTGTTTTTGCCCCTACAGAAGCGATAAAATGCTCCGAGGGGAGGAAGATCCAAATTTCATATACCTTGATGGCCGAATGCCACACTTCCAAAGTTGTTAACTGACAAATCCAAATGGAACTTGGGACCTTTCCACGGGGTTCATGGCCATGGTCCCACATGTGGCATTCCATTGATCCTGACCTGCTACTTGATAGTTCCCAACTCTTTGGATTAACTTGGGGGACGACTGCTCTCCCTCGGTGGGGAAACCTCGAGCAGTCATGGGGTGAGGACTCAAATGTGGATTATGGTGATCGGATCGCTTGTGCATCCATCAATTGGCTAGTAGTAGGCCCACCATGGCCCATCCCTCTCTGAGGTTTTGTAGTAGTGTGAAGTGCACATGCTCTTAGCTCTATCACTGGATGATGCATTCCCGTGAATGTCCATCATATTGGACTCATCAAATGATCTGTGTATTTTACCTGATTTGTTTTGAATCCAACAAAAGAAAATACATTAGGATATGGTAGAGACACTATTCATCTCGATCTGATCCACTTTTATCCCTAGGAGCACTTCGGGCACTCTAGCTTTCTGCTACATAGTTACAGGGAGAAGGAGCTAGTGAAGAAAAAAATGTTGTGGCAGCTAGTCTGCCACGTACTTCTCTACACCAACATTTTATTTTTCAATGAACAACAATAGAATTGTCAAAATTCTGGTGTCGAATGTGAGAGGCATCAATTCTCAAGACAAATGGGATGCCACAGATCAAAAATTATAGAGAGtgcttgtcaaattctttgcttgCAGGAAACAAAGAGAAGTGTCTTTAATAGTCTATACTTGAAAAAGTTCTACCCAATATACATGCACTGTTTTGCCTTCTCTCCATCAAATGGAGCTTCTAGTAGCTTGATCACAATTTGGAACAACAACATTTTTACTAGCACTGTAATCCAAGTCAATGCTTATGGTATAACTATCAAGTTACAACAAAAAGTTGATGGGAACATTTTTTCATCTTACAAACATTTATGGTCTAGCCTCATCACCTAAAAATTGGCCTTCATCTGCTGGTTGATCAACTTGGACTACTTTAAATTTGAGGACTAGATATTAGCCATAGATTTTAACTTCATTGGAtcagtagaaaacataaataaatCTCGAGGAGATATCTCTGAAATGCAATTGTTTAACAATCTTATTTTAGATCTTGACCTAGCGGATTTACCTTTCAATGGCAGAAATTTTACCAGGAGCAACATGCAAGTGGATCCCTTACTTGTCAAGCTTGATTGGGTCTTCACATCGCTACTTAGGGGCACTCCTACCCTACAACTTCAGCTCAGACCCTCTCTAGGCCCATCTCTGATCATACCCCTTTTTTCTCTTTTGGAACAAATATTCCAAAAAGCTCTAACTTCAGGTTCGAAAACTATTGGGTTGAGAATGCTGATTtcctaaaaagtttgtaaaacttCATTGGAATAGCAGTG
This region includes:
- the LOC136498633 gene encoding TPD1 protein homolog 1-like; the protein is MAQPRTALLLLALASVAAVAAAATTEVEAPAPARAAATTRATTGCRRGDLVVHQRATGRVVEGKPEYAVEVRNACRCAQSRVLLRCYGLSSVEAVDPRAIRAVDGERCLLRGGRALPPRGGAVRFTYAWMTPQDFPLVSAHPHC